Proteins encoded within one genomic window of Cytophagales bacterium:
- a CDS encoding pirin family protein gives MNRNIIHRTTGKRHGFINRMISPSDVGEITKPFVFLDFIDGVAPEGAGFGWHPHSGIATFTYHIEGGSHIEESTGHKVSFGPRDVEYLQAGSGAWHTGSPEVGTRIKGFQLWISLPPELEEEDSKSLFLKKEDFENDENVTVLLGEYNGMKSKIPPPNEMNYLEVAIAPLKDWTYTPPANHDVLWVQVFEGKLIGDIEVKEGELIVFEQGTSPVRFETNSGVSLILGSAKKFEHNLILGRSSVHTSETALRNSLEKINSIYSDLIRGKKL, from the coding sequence ATGAACAGGAACATCATTCACCGAACCACGGGTAAAAGACATGGATTTATTAACCGAATGATAAGTCCTTCCGATGTTGGAGAAATAACCAAGCCCTTTGTCTTTCTTGATTTCATTGACGGGGTAGCCCCGGAGGGGGCTGGATTTGGATGGCATCCGCATTCAGGGATTGCGACCTTCACCTATCATATCGAGGGTGGGAGTCACATTGAAGAAAGCACAGGCCACAAGGTGAGCTTTGGGCCCAGGGATGTGGAGTACCTTCAGGCTGGCTCCGGTGCGTGGCATACAGGAAGTCCGGAAGTTGGGACTCGGATTAAAGGATTTCAACTGTGGATCTCCTTACCCCCAGAGTTGGAAGAAGAAGATTCGAAGAGCCTTTTTCTGAAAAAGGAAGACTTTGAAAATGATGAAAATGTCACAGTTCTCCTGGGTGAGTATAACGGAATGAAATCCAAAATTCCCCCTCCAAATGAGATGAATTATCTGGAGGTAGCTATCGCTCCACTGAAGGATTGGACATACACGCCACCAGCAAATCATGATGTTTTATGGGTTCAGGTATTTGAAGGAAAACTAATAGGTGATATCGAAGTGAAAGAAGGAGAATTAATAGTTTTCGAACAAGGCACCAGTCCAGTACGATTTGAAACCAACTCTGGAGTGAGTCTTATTCTAGGATCTGCTAAAAAATTTGAACACAATCTGATTCTTGGACGAAGTTCTGTACACACCTCGGAAACGGCACTTCGCAACAGCCTTGAAAAAATCAATTCGATCTATAGCGATCTAATTAGAGGCAAGAAGCTCTGA
- a CDS encoding NAD(P)H-dependent oxidoreductase, with the protein MNRIVALGGSNSRNSINRQFAYWAASKTGIDNVELIDLNEYEMPIYSADLEKEQGIPESVHDLREMLESASGFVISLAEHNGNYTAVFKNILDWLSRLDRNIWGNKPTLLLATSPGPSGGKSVLKIAKESFPYLGARVSGVYSLPAYHKNFNPKDGIVDQGLLESFGTEMNKFDEELHRIKEVME; encoded by the coding sequence ATGAATCGAATAGTAGCACTTGGTGGCAGCAATAGTAGAAACTCAATAAATAGACAGTTTGCTTACTGGGCAGCAAGCAAAACAGGAATAGACAATGTAGAGCTCATTGACTTAAATGAGTATGAAATGCCCATTTATAGTGCTGACCTGGAGAAAGAGCAAGGAATACCTGAATCGGTTCACGATTTAAGAGAAATGCTGGAGTCAGCCAGTGGTTTTGTGATCTCATTAGCGGAACATAATGGCAATTACACAGCAGTATTTAAGAATATTCTGGACTGGCTTTCCAGACTCGATCGTAACATCTGGGGCAACAAGCCTACCCTTTTGTTGGCTACCTCGCCAGGACCATCAGGAGGTAAAAGTGTACTGAAAATAGCAAAAGAGAGCTTCCCTTATCTGGGAGCCAGGGTAAGTGGAGTGTACTCATTACCAGCTTATCATAAGAATTTTAACCCCAAAGATGGAATTGTTGATCAGGGCCTTTTGGAGTCATTTGGTACTGAGATGAACAAATTCGATGAAGAACTCCATCGTATAAAAGAAGTAATGGAATGA
- a CDS encoding amidohydrolase, protein MNRYHSAIILIRRIPWQEVACKTKENRWSYWCFVFVIAIISSATTSIASYAQVTTSTGADMVVYNAHITTQNPAQPSASALAVKGGRIYAVGTNDEILELKGTETKLIDARGNRLIPGLNDAHIHFHKAGLRYNYAVRWDGVPNLKLALQILSDQAKRTPEGHWVKVVGGWSPYQFEENRLPTMEELNEAVPNRPFIVQYSYNVAFLNEKALEIIGVDKEDFWLPPFTRFERDKEGRLTGLLYGDPGSIMFWVIETIVPQPTPEEQENSLLQLTKEFNRLGLTSVIDAGGVSYPQEYGIMKKVITEDKLNLRYSFTDIGDGYTEMGEIEEEIHSITKLDPISPGQNLHPYLEHGYEYEGVGEAIRVEMLDYENFDRPPHILDPELIKEVISQDVSELVKRRIPFRIHVTYDENLTVMLDALEALNKELPFDGLRWGIEHAEMISTNNIARIQKLGAGITLQNKMAWHGDGFIKTYGREKALQTPPFRKLIESEIPLTLGTDGLRVSSFNPWIAMSWAVTGKAVSGTVVLAEDNRLTREEALRLYTLGSAWFQYDEDEKGRIAPGHLADFVLLDKDYFKVSEDQISTISSVLTILGGRVVYGVGEFEMLAPIIPEPIPDWSPVRYYPGYYIKN, encoded by the coding sequence ATGAATAGATATCACTCGGCTATTATTTTAATAAGAAGAATTCCTTGGCAAGAAGTAGCCTGTAAGACCAAAGAAAATAGGTGGTCATATTGGTGTTTTGTTTTTGTTATTGCAATAATTTCTTCGGCAACCACCTCAATAGCCTCATATGCTCAAGTCACAACTTCCACCGGCGCTGACATGGTCGTATACAATGCACACATCACTACTCAGAATCCAGCCCAACCTTCTGCTTCAGCATTAGCTGTCAAAGGAGGAAGGATTTATGCAGTAGGTACAAATGACGAAATTCTTGAGCTAAAAGGTACTGAAACCAAACTGATTGATGCTCGTGGAAACCGCCTTATCCCAGGCTTAAATGATGCTCATATTCATTTTCACAAGGCCGGACTTAGGTATAATTACGCCGTGCGTTGGGACGGAGTTCCCAACCTCAAACTAGCCTTGCAAATTTTAAGTGACCAGGCCAAACGAACCCCTGAGGGCCATTGGGTCAAAGTAGTAGGTGGTTGGTCTCCTTATCAGTTTGAGGAAAATCGGTTACCCACAATGGAGGAGCTCAACGAGGCTGTACCAAATAGACCGTTCATTGTTCAATACTCCTATAATGTTGCATTCCTCAATGAGAAGGCGCTAGAAATCATAGGCGTGGATAAAGAAGACTTTTGGCTTCCTCCTTTTACCCGATTTGAAAGAGACAAAGAAGGAAGATTGACAGGATTGCTTTATGGAGATCCCGGTTCCATCATGTTCTGGGTTATTGAGACCATCGTCCCACAACCTACTCCCGAAGAGCAAGAGAACTCATTACTGCAACTTACCAAAGAGTTTAACCGCTTGGGGTTGACCTCTGTCATCGATGCAGGAGGAGTGAGCTATCCCCAGGAATATGGAATTATGAAGAAGGTGATTACCGAAGACAAATTGAACTTAAGGTACTCATTCACCGATATTGGGGATGGATATACAGAAATGGGAGAAATTGAAGAAGAAATTCACAGCATTACCAAACTCGACCCCATTAGCCCAGGACAAAATCTTCATCCCTACCTTGAACACGGATATGAATACGAGGGTGTCGGGGAGGCCATTCGAGTAGAGATGCTTGATTACGAAAACTTTGATAGGCCCCCTCATATCCTTGACCCGGAACTCATTAAAGAAGTTATTAGCCAGGATGTAAGTGAATTGGTGAAACGAAGAATTCCATTCAGAATTCATGTTACTTACGATGAAAACCTAACGGTAATGTTAGATGCTCTTGAAGCGCTGAATAAAGAACTACCCTTTGATGGCCTGCGCTGGGGAATTGAGCACGCTGAAATGATTTCAACCAATAATATAGCGCGTATTCAAAAACTGGGAGCTGGAATTACTTTGCAAAACAAAATGGCATGGCATGGGGATGGCTTTATCAAAACCTACGGGAGAGAAAAAGCATTGCAAACCCCACCGTTTAGAAAACTGATAGAAAGTGAGATTCCTTTAACACTCGGTACAGATGGATTGAGAGTATCCAGTTTTAACCCCTGGATCGCAATGTCATGGGCGGTAACAGGAAAAGCAGTTTCGGGTACGGTAGTGCTGGCCGAAGACAATAGATTGACCAGGGAAGAAGCGCTTAGACTTTATACTCTGGGAAGTGCCTGGTTTCAGTATGACGAGGACGAAAAAGGTAGAATTGCGCCCGGTCATTTGGCAGACTTTGTGCTGCTTGATAAGGATTATTTCAAAGTATCTGAGGATCAGATTAGTACCATTTCATCTGTCCTAACAATTCTTGGAGGAAGAGTAGTATATGGTGTTGGAGAGTTTGAAATGCTGGCCCCAATCATCCCGGAACCAATACCTGATTGGTCTCCGGTCAGATACTATCCAGGTTATTACATTAAAAATTAA
- a CDS encoding Crp/Fnr family transcriptional regulator, with protein MSTALIEYFSKFITLTEEEISFIERVYKERKVDKREFLLKAGEICKYSTFIVEGCFKMYCHDSDAKEHIVQFGIENWWIGDIHSFQKETPSRVYIKALEKSTILQIKKKDQLELFERFPRFNQVFKTLAENAIVSLQYRIIRNISYTAEERYLNFIKMYPDLFNRVSNVQIASYLGVTPEFLSTVRKNLVGK; from the coding sequence ATGTCCACAGCACTAATTGAATATTTCAGTAAGTTCATTACACTAACTGAAGAAGAAATATCCTTTATAGAACGAGTCTACAAAGAGAGGAAAGTAGATAAGAGGGAATTTCTTCTCAAAGCAGGTGAGATTTGCAAATACAGTACATTTATTGTCGAAGGTTGCTTTAAGATGTATTGCCATGATAGCGATGCAAAAGAGCACATTGTTCAATTTGGAATAGAGAATTGGTGGATCGGAGATATTCACAGCTTCCAAAAAGAGACACCCTCGAGAGTATACATTAAAGCCCTGGAAAAATCGACCATCCTACAAATCAAAAAGAAAGATCAACTGGAGCTATTTGAAAGATTTCCTCGATTTAATCAAGTATTCAAGACCCTCGCGGAGAATGCGATCGTCAGCCTTCAATATAGAATCATAAGGAACATAAGTTATACAGCGGAAGAAAGGTATCTTAATTTCATCAAGATGTATCCTGATCTCTTCAATAGGGTTTCAAATGTTCAGATCGCCTCATATTTAGGGGTAACACCTGAGTTTCTAAGCACCGTAAGAAAGAACTTAGTTGGCAAATAA
- a CDS encoding nuclear transport factor 2 family protein, giving the protein MGERFEKQKIVELLSEYQKSLNTSDADLAQSLYTKEGIFMPSGSPTAFGPERILESYNSIFSKEKITVDLSIEEIEIEDLFAFALANSMVKTILLQTGTTSILAKRALFIFEKIEGEWLIARCMLNMTEINKALSF; this is encoded by the coding sequence ATGGGAGAAAGATTTGAAAAACAAAAAATCGTGGAGCTACTCAGTGAATACCAGAAATCACTTAATACTTCGGATGCCGATTTGGCTCAAAGTCTTTATACCAAAGAAGGAATATTCATGCCCTCTGGATCTCCAACCGCTTTTGGACCTGAAAGGATTCTGGAATCATATAACTCAATATTCTCCAAAGAGAAAATAACGGTTGATTTAAGTATTGAAGAAATTGAAATTGAAGATCTTTTTGCCTTCGCTTTGGCCAATTCAATGGTAAAAACCATTCTACTACAAACAGGAACAACCTCCATCCTGGCCAAGAGAGCCCTTTTCATTTTTGAAAAGATTGAAGGTGAGTGGCTAATTGCACGGTGTATGTTAAACATGACCGAAATAAATAAAGCGCTATCATTCTGA
- a CDS encoding AraC family transcriptional regulator encodes MNEVSFTSDLFYIQLKGDVSGEFLYGRSTYDYQEGTLLFMGPRQMATFNRGNEAVKTSGWTLLFHPDLIRKSPLGRVINNFSYFNYNINEALHVSEKERKFINTVVESLESEILQNTDKHSQGLIVNLLETILNYSNRFYDRQFYNRSNLNKDHVTRFKVFLNEHFSDQSTRKKIPTLTECGEALQMSGPYLSDLLRVETGKSAKEHIYDHLIGEAKTSLAFSTKTISEIAYDLGFEYPQHFSKLFKLKTGMTPTKYRNLN; translated from the coding sequence GTGAATGAAGTTTCGTTTACTAGTGATCTGTTCTATATTCAATTAAAAGGAGATGTGAGCGGTGAATTTCTCTATGGAAGAAGTACTTACGATTATCAAGAAGGTACACTCCTCTTCATGGGCCCTAGACAGATGGCCACCTTCAATCGCGGCAATGAAGCAGTTAAGACCTCCGGTTGGACATTGTTGTTCCATCCAGATTTGATTCGAAAATCACCTTTAGGAAGGGTGATTAATAATTTTTCCTACTTCAACTACAATATCAATGAGGCCTTACATGTATCCGAGAAAGAGCGAAAGTTCATTAATACAGTTGTTGAAAGTTTAGAAAGTGAAATCCTTCAAAACACCGACAAGCATTCTCAAGGTCTTATCGTGAATCTTTTAGAAACGATTCTGAATTATAGTAATCGCTTTTACGATCGTCAATTTTATAATCGCAGCAACCTCAATAAAGATCATGTTACACGCTTCAAAGTTTTCCTAAACGAGCATTTTTCTGATCAGTCTACAAGAAAAAAAATCCCAACACTCACCGAGTGTGGAGAGGCTCTCCAAATGTCAGGCCCGTATTTAAGCGATCTTCTAAGAGTAGAGACTGGAAAGAGTGCGAAAGAGCACATATATGATCATCTAATCGGCGAGGCAAAAACCTCCTTAGCTTTTTCAACCAAAACCATAAGCGAGATCGCTTATGATCTTGGGTTTGAATACCCACAGCATTTCAGTAAGCTTTTTAAGTTAAAAACAGGAATGACACCCACAAAATACAGAAATCTCAATTGA
- a CDS encoding SDR family oxidoreductase: protein MKQEHWPTGMIERNNIIPMKTIAITGASSGIGKEAAKLFVTHGWRVAATMRKPGSEKELSELEGVKLYELDVTDTLSIQQCAKSILKDHQGIDIVLNNAGYGLVGPFEAATPEQIQRQFNTNVFGLMEVSRAFLPYFRSKRAGMLINVSSLGGLITYPFTSLYHSSKWAVEGFSESLSFELGELGIQVKLIEPGAVSTDFSGRSMDFAMPNDLPDYGPPVQKFLDAQKNSDRVPATPEEIAQGIYEAATDGKQQLRYLLGDAPHTIKVRKEAGDDEFIAAMKARIFDTP from the coding sequence ATGAAGCAAGAGCATTGGCCAACTGGGATGATTGAAAGAAATAATATCATACCTATGAAGACGATAGCAATTACTGGTGCCAGCTCTGGTATTGGAAAAGAGGCAGCTAAGCTTTTCGTGACTCATGGATGGAGAGTTGCTGCTACAATGAGAAAACCTGGTAGCGAAAAGGAATTATCTGAGTTAGAAGGTGTTAAGCTTTACGAACTTGATGTTACTGATACTTTATCCATACAACAATGCGCTAAGAGCATTTTAAAAGATCATCAAGGGATCGATATTGTCCTAAATAATGCTGGCTATGGCTTAGTAGGGCCATTTGAGGCCGCTACTCCGGAGCAAATTCAACGTCAGTTCAATACCAATGTATTCGGTTTGATGGAGGTGTCCAGGGCATTTCTCCCATATTTCCGCTCCAAAAGAGCTGGCATGTTGATTAATGTATCTTCATTAGGGGGACTTATTACTTACCCCTTTACCAGTTTATATCATAGCAGCAAATGGGCAGTTGAAGGATTCTCAGAATCACTTTCCTTCGAATTGGGTGAACTAGGTATTCAAGTAAAATTAATTGAACCAGGAGCAGTCTCAACAGATTTCAGTGGTCGTTCCATGGATTTTGCAATGCCTAATGATTTACCTGATTATGGACCTCCAGTCCAAAAATTTCTGGATGCCCAAAAGAATTCGGATAGGGTTCCAGCCACACCAGAAGAAATCGCCCAAGGAATCTATGAAGCAGCTACCGATGGGAAGCAGCAGTTGAGGTATTTGTTAGGAGATGCACCTCATACTATAAAAGTGAGAAAAGAAGCAGGTGATGATGAGTTTATTGCTGCAATGAAAGCACGAATATTTGATACACCATAA